From a single Methylosinus sp. H3A genomic region:
- a CDS encoding amino acid adenylation domain-containing protein: MMEELRRRDIHLYFENGQLRCRAPSGALDSEMRTAIAAHKNEFRAFLCSQRKAPRIEPAARDDVLPLSFGQERLWFLDRLDPGSAAYNIPLAIEIEGELNVSALERSFNELIRRHEILRTTYEMRDRQPVQRIGPASTISLPVQDLRHLPETRRLGEALELARADARAPFDLGSGPMLRVRLLLMRSDRADYAAYVLVIVFHHIVTDDWSSVVFFKELGLLYSAFARGGHFQLAPMNIQYGDFAVAQRNWLQGPVLDDHLSYWRGKLDGATATLDLPKRRKRKGNEKGGAEFRFVIATSICDGLRRLGRDFGATQFMILLATFDVLLYRYTGQRDICVGTVIANRNWIDTEGLLGFFTNTLVLRADLSEDPFFLEFLDQVRATTLEAQSHQDLPFERLVQALRPSTEIGGAQLFRAAIVFHKMGFEQVAFPGVKVRSLEGIKKRAAFELVLHLTEEEGGLLGRFEYDDNAFDDDLIERMADHFEHLLESVASNPRIRIGALPMLSDAERDRVLVDWNDTARDYFEDYAVHELFEEQAMRSFDAVATVFGNQRLTYRELNARANQLARYLVRCGVGPETIIGICVERSLDMIVCLLAVLKAGGAYVPLDLDCPDERLDFMIADAKPLMVLTHRELQERLPRGVRTFCLDMDWPSVEGESKDNLGRRAASQNLAYVIYTSGSTGRPKGVAITHGGVVNYTQAILSKFPEGRPNLDFAFVSTFGADLGNTALYASLVGGGRLHVLGRDTVADPALIGAYIREHRIDVLKITPSHFDAIAHPAEAAGICPREALVFGGESLPSELARRAASANPQCRIFNHYGPTEATVGVLMLPLEDIGSDTTTMPLGRPIFNTRVFVVDPTFEPVPVGVAGELLIAGGGLARGYVGRPELTAERFIPSPFGPPGDRLYRTGDLARYRTDGVIEFLGRIDHQVKIRGFRVELGEIETALSQIAEVRMSAVVADEGRAGGARLVAYIKAKEGARVTSEGLRAALRRSLPEYMTPSAFVMVDALPLTRNGKIDRTALPAADFEARSTRRYVPPRTVTEESLCRIWAEVLGVERVGVEDNFFQLGGHSLLAVQATARISHAMLISLPLRVFYEASSLSAVAESVDILTELRPREGSIVSMTADGLEEVEV; this comes from the coding sequence GTGATGGAAGAACTGCGCCGTCGCGATATTCATCTCTATTTCGAGAATGGACAGCTACGTTGCCGAGCGCCGAGCGGCGCCCTGGATAGCGAGATGCGCACGGCGATCGCCGCTCACAAAAATGAGTTCCGTGCGTTTCTTTGTTCGCAACGAAAAGCTCCGCGGATAGAGCCTGCGGCGAGAGACGACGTTCTCCCGCTCTCCTTCGGCCAGGAACGACTTTGGTTCCTCGATCGGCTCGACCCCGGCAGCGCGGCCTACAACATTCCCTTGGCGATCGAGATCGAAGGCGAATTGAACGTCTCGGCCCTAGAGCGTAGTTTCAACGAACTCATTCGGCGTCATGAGATATTGCGGACCACATACGAAATGCGGGATCGCCAGCCGGTTCAGCGTATCGGACCCGCATCGACGATTTCGTTGCCAGTGCAAGATCTTCGGCATCTTCCGGAAACGAGACGGCTCGGGGAAGCGCTCGAGCTGGCGCGCGCCGACGCGCGCGCACCGTTCGACTTGGGCAGTGGGCCGATGTTGCGTGTGCGCTTACTCCTCATGCGCTCCGATCGCGCGGATTACGCCGCTTATGTGCTGGTGATCGTCTTTCATCACATTGTGACCGACGACTGGTCGTCAGTCGTCTTTTTCAAAGAGCTCGGATTGCTCTATAGCGCGTTCGCTCGCGGGGGCCACTTTCAGCTGGCCCCTATGAATATTCAATATGGCGATTTCGCGGTCGCGCAGCGGAACTGGTTGCAGGGGCCGGTGCTGGACGATCATTTGTCCTATTGGCGGGGCAAGCTCGATGGAGCCACGGCGACGCTGGATTTGCCGAAACGAAGAAAGCGAAAAGGAAACGAAAAAGGCGGCGCCGAATTCCGATTCGTCATCGCGACGTCGATTTGTGACGGATTGCGGCGTCTCGGACGTGATTTCGGCGCCACGCAGTTCATGATCCTGCTCGCGACGTTCGATGTGCTGCTGTATCGATATACCGGGCAGCGCGACATTTGCGTCGGCACCGTGATCGCCAATCGCAATTGGATCGACACCGAAGGACTATTGGGGTTTTTCACCAATACGCTGGTGCTGCGCGCCGATCTCTCTGAAGATCCATTTTTCTTAGAGTTTCTCGATCAGGTGCGTGCAACCACGCTGGAAGCGCAATCCCACCAAGATCTTCCTTTCGAACGGCTGGTGCAAGCCTTGCGTCCCTCGACCGAGATCGGCGGCGCGCAGTTGTTTCGGGCGGCGATCGTCTTTCACAAGATGGGCTTTGAGCAGGTCGCCTTTCCGGGAGTGAAAGTTCGTTCTCTGGAAGGAATCAAAAAGCGTGCCGCATTCGAGCTCGTTCTGCATTTGACAGAGGAAGAAGGAGGACTGCTGGGACGGTTCGAATACGACGACAACGCTTTCGACGACGACCTCATCGAAAGGATGGCCGATCATTTCGAGCATTTGCTCGAAAGCGTCGCCTCGAATCCCAGGATTCGCATCGGCGCCCTGCCTATGCTGAGTGATGCTGAACGCGACCGCGTGCTCGTGGATTGGAACGATACGGCTCGCGATTATTTCGAGGACTATGCTGTTCACGAGTTGTTCGAGGAACAGGCGATGCGCTCGTTTGACGCGGTCGCGACGGTGTTCGGTAACCAGAGGCTCACCTATCGCGAGTTGAATGCACGCGCCAATCAGTTGGCGCGTTATCTTGTTCGGTGCGGCGTCGGCCCTGAGACGATCATCGGAATTTGCGTCGAACGCTCGTTGGATATGATCGTCTGTCTGCTGGCGGTGTTGAAGGCGGGGGGCGCTTATGTGCCGCTCGATCTGGATTGTCCGGACGAACGTCTCGATTTTATGATCGCGGACGCGAAGCCTCTTATGGTTTTGACGCATCGAGAGTTGCAAGAGCGGTTGCCCAGAGGCGTGCGAACATTTTGTCTCGACATGGATTGGCCATCGGTCGAAGGCGAGAGCAAAGACAATCTCGGACGGCGCGCTGCTTCGCAGAATCTCGCTTACGTCATCTACACATCGGGTTCGACGGGACGACCGAAGGGCGTCGCGATAACTCACGGCGGCGTCGTGAACTACACGCAGGCCATTCTCTCGAAGTTTCCGGAAGGGAGGCCGAACCTCGATTTTGCGTTCGTTTCGACGTTCGGCGCCGATCTCGGAAACACGGCGTTATACGCATCTTTGGTCGGCGGAGGCCGACTGCACGTCCTCGGGCGTGACACGGTGGCGGATCCGGCGCTCATCGGGGCCTATATACGGGAGCATCGCATCGATGTGCTCAAAATTACACCGTCGCATTTCGACGCGATCGCGCATCCAGCCGAGGCCGCGGGCATATGTCCGCGCGAGGCGCTTGTTTTCGGGGGCGAGTCGTTGCCGAGTGAGCTCGCCCGGCGGGCGGCGTCCGCCAATCCGCAGTGCCGGATATTCAATCACTATGGGCCGACGGAAGCGACGGTCGGCGTATTGATGCTTCCTTTAGAAGATATTGGATCCGATACAACGACGATGCCGCTCGGGCGCCCGATTTTCAATACACGAGTTTTTGTTGTCGACCCGACGTTCGAGCCGGTTCCCGTCGGGGTAGCCGGCGAGCTTCTCATAGCCGGCGGGGGATTGGCGCGGGGTTATGTGGGGCGACCGGAGCTGACGGCGGAGCGATTCATTCCAAGCCCTTTCGGACCGCCAGGAGATAGGCTGTACCGAACCGGCGATCTCGCTCGCTATAGGACAGACGGCGTCATTGAATTTCTGGGCCGCATCGACCACCAGGTCAAGATTCGAGGATTCCGGGTCGAGCTCGGAGAAATCGAGACTGCGCTTTCACAAATCGCCGAAGTTCGGATGAGCGCGGTCGTGGCGGATGAGGGCCGGGCAGGCGGCGCGCGTCTCGTCGCTTATATCAAGGCGAAAGAGGGAGCTCGAGTGACGAGTGAGGGCTTGCGCGCGGCGCTTCGGCGGAGCCTTCCAGAGTATATGACGCCTTCGGCATTCGTCATGGTGGACGCTTTGCCGCTGACGCGGAACGGAAAAATCGATCGAACGGCGCTTCCGGCCGCCGATTTCGAGGCGCGGTCGACACGCCGGTATGTTCCGCCACGAACAGTCACCGAAGAATCGTTGTGCCGGATCTGGGCGGAAGTGCTCGGCGTGGAGCGCGTCGGCGTCGAAGATAACTTCTTCCAGCTCGGCGGGCACTCCCTGTTGGCGGTGCAGGCGACCGCCCGAATTTCGCATGCAATGTTAATTTCGCTGCCGTTACGCGTGTTCTACGAAGCGAGCTCTCTCTCGGCCGTTGCCGAGTCCGTGGACATATTGACGGAGCTGAGGCCGCGCGAAGGCTCGATCGTCTCGATGACCGCGGATGGGCTCGAGGAGGTCGAAGTATGA
- a CDS encoding non-ribosomal peptide synthetase — MRAADLIREMQDRGIQIRLRDDKLLCAGPPGAITEDIKHALALHKVSIIAALSQQDHQLSNSIPRAQRIHNPPLSFAQKRMWFLHRLDPGDPSYNIPGALRIIGDFDVRAFSLAVNEIVRRHESLRTTFSNWNGEASQEIAPTYEIASPEIDLSRLPLRERELEARRLLDDEARRPFDLAKGPLLRVSILNLGTKAQMGEREYIVAFTLHHIVSDGWSRGVLIREFVTLYEAFVAGRPSPLPELAIQYADYAAWQRDWLRGEVLAQQLAYWRKALAGAPGGLELPTDRPRPAVQSHGGATHEFNVPKEVADRLRRVGGDEGATLFMVLLAAFQILLLRYSGQEDICVGTPIANRRRVELEGLIGFLVNTLVLRADLSGNPSFTAFLRRVREAALGAQAHQDLPFERLVEELQPAREMGRSPLFQVMFVLQNAPTRELTLPGLRVEPLALESGTTKFDLTLTLAENDEGLRGSIEYSTALFLAPTIERLARHYLGLLEGIVARSEARIGDLPMVDDAERHRMLVEWNDAAAVYPRHLCLHELFEEQAARSPGATAVVFDGEQLGYGELNAKANQVARRLVDEGVTPETLVGVCAERSIEMVVGLLAILKAGGAYLPLDPDYPHERLAYMISDARPLLILTQDRLRERLPDDVSTLRLDADWALIATQSKSDLGPRATPQNPAYVIYTSGSTGRPKGVVLAHSGAVNRIEWMQAEYELTVDDVVLQKTPFGFDVSVWEFFWPLRAGARLVMAGPGDHREPTRLAEIIAREQVTTVHFVPSMLRTFLASADVSALKSLRCVLSSGEELSADLRDRFHASISADLHNLYGPTEASIDVTAHACLRGSEDVTVPIGRPIWNTQLYILDGRLNPAPIGVAGELYIGGAGLARGYLGRTDLTAERFVPNLFGTAGERLYRTGDLARYRADGSVVFLGRLDHQVKIRGFRIELGEIEAALSRLAGIHEAVVVAREEPSGEKRLVAYVVSAHGLKLTSSVLRTALERDLPDYMIPAIFVPLDALPLTTSGKVDRKALPALDVEAQAKCRYVAPSTLLEERLCRIWADVLGLQRIGVDDNFFELGGHSLLAVTLVERMRRECLRVDVRTLFINPTVARLAALSEALIRVEVPPNLIASDCDHITPEMLPLVELTQPEIDRIVREVPGGAANIQDIYPLAPLQEGILFHHLLSEDGDAYLLQNVLSFPRRERLEGFLEALRAMIARHDVLRTAMEWEGLSEAVQVVWREATLSIEEIVLDLADGDVGEQMRARFHPRRCRLDVRHPPLLRGFVAYDGAENRWLLTLLTHHLILDHTTLEILLEEILAHLLGRASDFSAPLPFRNFVYEARLSASRFEQEVFFKEMLADVTEPTAPFGLLSVQGDGSDVDEAKLDLGADLARRLRERSLVLGVSVASLFHLAFALVLARVSGRSDVVFGTVLFGRMRGGEGIDRVVGMLINTLPLRFQLNEESIPDCVRRMHARLIELLRYEHASLALAQRCSAVPASTALFSALLNYRHSSAEPWASNAASEVWDGMELLYSEERSNYPFTLSVDDLGDGFRLTAHVASFRAEQVCALMCSALERLADSLEKKPSASLRSIDILPEAERRRLLVEWNNTASDYPKDRCICELFEEQAARSPHAIAMVFEDDRLTYAELNARASRLARRLVDYGVGPEIVVGICAERSLESVVGLIAIAKAGGAYLPLDPDHPRERLAYMIEDARPLLVLTPERLRERLPDAIRTLEFDVDRPPIERDSCGDLASRATPQNLAYIIYTSGSTGQPKGVAVTQQGVVRLLKNTNYACLDSGETVLHCAPLAFDASTFEIWGPLLNGGRLVAAPLGAPLSLDDLECAVRDQGVTTLWLTASLFHHIVDVRLGAFAGVEQMLTGGDVVSPEHARAFCRAFPSSILINGYGPTENTTFSTFHVFSASDDEQAIPIGKPIANSRAYILGDDFEPTPIGVVGEIFAGGDGLARGYVGRPDLTAERFVPDPFGEAGERLYRTGDLARYRMDGSIEFMGRIDHQVKIRGFRIELGEIEAALARVEDVREAVVLAREDAPGEKRLVAYVTVREAKASNATEMRMALARELPDYMIPSAFVFLDVLPLTANGKVDRKALPALDAHTQEHSVYVAPRSILERALAREFEHVLQIERIGVGDNFFHLGGNSLSGVKLVERIRNTLCSTLPVTAIFQAPTIEALARWISRHQDQAYCPLVLMRRGPNVAPLYCIHPGGGSVVRYQALADSLAGMLPVYGVQSRAMFDPTIIDNSIEEMATIYVAEIRRARPVGPYHLLGWSMGGAIAFVMAAMIEDMGEEVAFLGLLDSQLAVERRSPRTALDYFDLFSNMEGGGADSIGQNDRDHLIEISAELTDRERFIYAAMWGQERGFWRDISTELMDFLYSDAENSIRLVRNLRPRRIGAPAHVWWARKTLEENVGPPVLWDQFTSGSVITSVVDGDHEGIVRNRRVHDEIKRTLELLGGTARFSVGLH; from the coding sequence ATGAGGGCGGCGGATTTGATCAGAGAGATGCAGGATCGTGGCATCCAGATTCGTTTGCGCGACGACAAGCTGCTTTGCGCAGGGCCTCCGGGCGCGATCACTGAGGATATCAAGCATGCGCTGGCTTTGCATAAGGTCAGCATCATCGCTGCATTGTCTCAGCAAGACCATCAGCTTTCCAACTCCATTCCGCGCGCCCAGCGCATTCATAATCCGCCTCTGTCCTTTGCGCAGAAACGGATGTGGTTCCTGCATCGGCTCGACCCTGGAGATCCATCTTACAATATTCCCGGCGCTTTGCGCATCATCGGCGATTTCGACGTCCGGGCCTTCAGTCTCGCGGTCAATGAGATCGTACGCCGGCACGAGTCGCTTCGCACGACGTTCTCGAACTGGAATGGCGAAGCTAGCCAGGAGATTGCGCCGACCTACGAAATTGCATCGCCCGAGATCGATTTGAGCAGGCTTCCGCTTCGCGAGCGAGAGCTCGAAGCGCGGCGATTGTTGGACGACGAGGCGCGCCGCCCATTCGATCTGGCGAAAGGTCCATTATTGCGAGTCTCGATATTGAATCTCGGAACGAAAGCGCAGATGGGAGAGCGTGAGTATATTGTGGCGTTCACGCTCCATCACATCGTCTCCGATGGCTGGTCGAGGGGCGTCCTGATTCGTGAGTTCGTTACGTTATACGAGGCCTTTGTCGCCGGGCGACCATCGCCCCTGCCCGAATTGGCCATCCAATACGCAGACTACGCGGCTTGGCAACGTGACTGGCTTCGAGGAGAGGTGCTGGCGCAGCAGCTCGCCTATTGGCGGAAGGCGTTGGCTGGGGCGCCGGGCGGACTCGAGCTGCCGACAGATCGTCCACGCCCAGCCGTGCAGAGTCATGGCGGAGCGACGCACGAGTTCAACGTTCCGAAGGAGGTCGCGGACCGTTTGCGTCGGGTCGGAGGCGACGAGGGAGCGACGCTGTTCATGGTGCTGCTGGCGGCGTTCCAAATCCTGCTGTTGCGTTACAGCGGACAGGAAGATATTTGCGTCGGAACTCCTATCGCAAATCGCCGCCGGGTCGAACTCGAGGGATTAATCGGGTTTTTGGTCAATACTCTCGTTTTGCGTGCCGATCTTTCCGGGAACCCGAGCTTCACGGCGTTTCTGCGACGGGTGCGCGAGGCGGCGCTCGGGGCGCAGGCGCATCAAGACCTTCCGTTCGAACGACTGGTGGAGGAATTGCAGCCGGCGCGCGAAATGGGACGTTCGCCATTGTTCCAAGTCATGTTCGTCCTTCAGAACGCGCCGACGCGGGAACTCACGCTTCCTGGATTGCGTGTGGAGCCTTTGGCGCTGGAAAGCGGGACGACCAAATTCGATCTCACTTTGACGCTCGCCGAGAATGACGAAGGGTTGAGAGGCTCGATCGAATATTCGACGGCATTATTTTTGGCGCCGACGATCGAGCGGCTGGCGAGGCATTATCTCGGTCTTCTGGAAGGAATCGTGGCGAGGTCGGAGGCACGCATCGGCGATCTGCCGATGGTGGACGACGCTGAGCGTCACCGCATGCTCGTAGAGTGGAACGACGCAGCGGCGGTATATCCTCGACACCTGTGTCTCCACGAGCTATTCGAAGAGCAGGCTGCGCGTTCGCCTGGCGCGACAGCGGTCGTATTCGACGGCGAGCAGCTCGGATACGGCGAGCTGAATGCAAAGGCGAATCAGGTGGCGCGTCGGCTCGTCGACGAGGGAGTGACGCCGGAGACGTTGGTCGGCGTTTGCGCCGAACGTTCGATCGAGATGGTCGTCGGCCTGCTGGCGATCTTGAAGGCTGGCGGCGCCTATCTGCCGCTCGACCCGGATTATCCTCACGAGCGCTTGGCCTACATGATCTCCGATGCGCGGCCTTTGCTGATTCTGACGCAGGATCGTCTGCGCGAGCGTCTGCCCGATGATGTCTCGACGCTGCGTCTCGACGCCGACTGGGCGTTGATCGCGACGCAGAGCAAAAGTGATCTCGGGCCGCGCGCCACGCCGCAAAATCCCGCCTATGTCATCTACACATCAGGCTCGACGGGACGACCCAAGGGCGTCGTCCTGGCGCATAGCGGCGCGGTCAACCGCATCGAATGGATGCAGGCCGAATACGAGCTGACTGTCGACGACGTCGTGCTGCAGAAGACCCCGTTCGGGTTCGATGTATCGGTTTGGGAGTTCTTCTGGCCGCTTCGGGCAGGAGCGCGGCTCGTGATGGCAGGACCTGGCGATCATCGCGAGCCCACGCGTCTGGCGGAGATCATCGCGCGCGAACAGGTGACGACCGTGCATTTCGTGCCCTCGATGTTGCGGACGTTCCTCGCCTCGGCGGACGTGTCGGCTCTGAAGAGCCTGCGGTGTGTGCTGAGCAGCGGAGAGGAGCTTTCCGCCGATCTTCGCGATCGGTTTCATGCATCGATCTCTGCCGATCTGCACAATCTCTACGGTCCGACGGAAGCATCGATCGACGTGACCGCTCACGCATGTCTACGCGGCAGCGAGGATGTTACGGTTCCGATCGGACGGCCGATCTGGAACACGCAGCTCTACATTCTGGACGGCCGGTTAAACCCAGCTCCCATCGGCGTCGCAGGCGAACTCTATATCGGCGGCGCAGGATTGGCCCGGGGCTATCTGGGGCGGACCGATCTGACCGCCGAGCGCTTCGTTCCGAACTTATTCGGGACGGCGGGAGAAAGGCTGTATCGAACAGGAGACCTTGCCCGCTATCGAGCAGATGGGAGTGTCGTGTTTTTAGGGCGGCTCGACCACCAGGTCAAGATCCGGGGCTTTCGCATCGAGCTCGGGGAGATCGAGGCTGCGCTGTCACGACTCGCGGGGATTCACGAAGCCGTGGTCGTAGCGCGTGAAGAGCCGTCGGGCGAGAAGCGGCTCGTCGCCTATGTGGTGAGCGCGCACGGCTTGAAACTGACGTCGTCCGTCCTGCGCACGGCGCTAGAACGTGATCTTCCCGACTATATGATTCCGGCCATTTTCGTGCCGCTCGACGCGCTGCCGTTGACGACCAGCGGCAAAGTGGATCGCAAGGCGCTGCCCGCGCTCGACGTCGAGGCGCAGGCAAAGTGTCGCTATGTGGCGCCGAGCACGCTGCTCGAGGAAAGGCTGTGCCGAATATGGGCCGACGTCCTCGGCCTCCAACGTATCGGCGTAGACGACAATTTCTTCGAATTGGGAGGCCATTCTCTACTAGCGGTGACGCTGGTGGAGCGCATGCGGCGAGAATGTCTGCGAGTCGACGTGCGCACGCTGTTCATCAATCCGACGGTGGCGCGTCTGGCCGCGCTCTCGGAAGCATTGATCCGGGTCGAGGTTCCGCCCAATCTCATTGCGTCGGACTGCGATCACATCACTCCCGAAATGTTGCCGCTGGTCGAGCTGACGCAGCCTGAGATCGATCGGATCGTTCGAGAGGTCCCGGGCGGCGCGGCCAACATTCAGGACATCTATCCTCTGGCGCCGCTGCAGGAAGGCATATTGTTCCATCATTTGTTGAGCGAAGACGGTGACGCTTATCTCCTGCAGAACGTGCTTTCGTTCCCTCGCCGTGAGCGACTCGAGGGGTTCTTGGAAGCATTGCGCGCAATGATCGCGCGCCATGACGTTCTGCGTACGGCAATGGAGTGGGAGGGATTGTCGGAAGCGGTTCAGGTCGTGTGGCGGGAGGCGACTCTGAGTATCGAGGAAATCGTCCTTGATCTGGCCGACGGCGATGTCGGCGAGCAGATGCGGGCGCGCTTTCATCCACGCCGATGCCGACTCGACGTGCGCCATCCTCCGTTGCTACGCGGGTTCGTCGCATACGACGGCGCAGAGAATCGTTGGCTGCTCACGCTGTTGACGCATCATCTTATATTGGACCACACGACGCTGGAAATTCTTCTGGAGGAGATCCTCGCGCATCTTCTCGGCCGAGCCTCCGATTTCTCTGCGCCGTTGCCATTCCGCAATTTCGTGTACGAAGCTCGACTGTCGGCGAGCCGGTTCGAGCAGGAAGTGTTTTTCAAGGAGATGCTCGCCGATGTGACCGAGCCGACGGCGCCGTTCGGATTGCTGAGCGTGCAAGGCGATGGGTCGGATGTCGACGAGGCGAAGCTCGATCTCGGCGCGGACCTGGCTCGTCGGCTGCGGGAGAGGTCGCTCGTGCTCGGCGTCAGCGTAGCGAGCCTCTTTCATCTGGCGTTCGCGCTAGTGCTGGCGCGTGTTTCCGGTCGGTCGGACGTGGTATTCGGCACAGTCCTATTCGGACGCATGCGTGGGGGGGAGGGTATCGATCGGGTCGTCGGGATGTTGATCAATACCTTGCCATTGCGCTTTCAGTTGAATGAAGAGAGTATTCCAGACTGCGTGCGGCGCATGCATGCGCGGCTGATTGAATTGCTACGATACGAGCATGCCTCACTCGCGTTGGCGCAACGCTGCAGCGCTGTACCGGCATCGACGGCGTTGTTTTCGGCGCTGCTGAATTATCGCCACAGTTCGGCGGAACCATGGGCTTCGAATGCGGCGTCGGAGGTATGGGATGGAATGGAGCTGCTTTACTCGGAGGAGCGCAGCAATTATCCATTCACCCTGTCGGTGGACGATCTCGGCGATGGATTTCGGTTGACGGCGCATGTAGCGTCCTTCCGAGCGGAGCAGGTGTGCGCCTTAATGTGCAGCGCACTCGAACGACTGGCCGATTCGCTGGAGAAGAAACCGAGCGCCTCACTTCGTTCGATCGATATCTTACCCGAGGCCGAACGTCGTCGCTTGCTCGTCGAATGGAACAATACCGCGTCCGACTATCCGAAGGATCGTTGCATTTGCGAGTTGTTCGAGGAGCAGGCCGCGCGCTCGCCGCACGCTATCGCAATGGTTTTCGAAGACGATCGCCTGACCTATGCGGAACTGAATGCGCGCGCCAGTCGATTGGCGCGTCGTCTCGTCGACTACGGGGTCGGTCCCGAGATCGTCGTGGGCATTTGCGCGGAGCGGTCGCTGGAGAGCGTCGTCGGCCTGATCGCGATTGCCAAAGCAGGCGGAGCCTATCTGCCGCTCGATCCAGATCATCCGCGCGAGAGGCTCGCCTATATGATCGAGGATGCGCGGCCTCTCCTCGTCCTGACGCCGGAGCGCCTGCGCGAACGTTTGCCTGACGCCATACGAACGCTCGAATTCGATGTAGATCGGCCGCCGATCGAGCGCGACAGCTGTGGCGATCTCGCATCTCGCGCCACTCCACAAAATCTCGCATACATCATCTACACTTCTGGCTCGACGGGACAGCCGAAGGGAGTCGCCGTGACGCAGCAGGGCGTTGTGCGGCTGTTGAAAAACACTAATTACGCTTGCTTGGATTCGGGCGAGACGGTTCTTCATTGCGCGCCTTTGGCGTTCGATGCGTCGACCTTCGAGATCTGGGGACCGCTTCTTAATGGCGGTCGTCTCGTCGCGGCTCCGCTCGGAGCGCCGCTTTCACTCGACGATCTCGAATGCGCCGTGCGCGATCAAGGCGTCACGACGCTGTGGCTGACGGCGTCTCTCTTTCACCACATTGTCGACGTCCGGCTCGGCGCGTTCGCCGGCGTCGAGCAAATGCTCACGGGGGGCGATGTGGTTTCACCCGAGCATGCGCGCGCCTTTTGTCGGGCTTTCCCGTCGTCCATATTGATCAATGGATATGGGCCGACGGAAAACACGACGTTTTCGACCTTTCATGTTTTCTCGGCGTCGGATGATGAACAGGCCATCCCGATAGGCAAGCCGATCGCGAACTCTAGAGCCTACATCCTGGGCGACGATTTCGAACCGACTCCCATCGGCGTCGTAGGCGAGATCTTTGCGGGCGGAGACGGCTTGGCGCGGGGCTATGTGGGGCGGCCGGATCTGACCGCGGAGCGGTTCGTGCCCGATCCATTCGGGGAGGCGGGAGAAAGGTTGTATCGAACGGGTGATCTCGCGCGCTATCGAATGGATGGAAGCATCGAGTTCATGGGGAGGATCGATCATCAGGTGAAGATCCGCGGCTTTCGGATCGAACTCGGCGAGATCGAGGCGGCGCTGGCGCGGGTCGAGGACGTCCGCGAAGCTGTCGTATTGGCGCGCGAGGACGCTCCGGGAGAGAAGCGTCTCGTCGCCTATGTGACAGTGAGAGAAGCAAAGGCTTCGAATGCCACAGAAATGCGAATGGCCTTGGCGCGCGAATTGCCTGACTACATGATTCCGTCAGCCTTTGTGTTTTTGGATGTTCTGCCATTGACCGCGAACGGAAAGGTGGACCGCAAGGCTTTGCCGGCTCTCGACGCCCATACGCAAGAACATAGCGTCTATGTCGCCCCTCGTTCAATTTTGGAAAGGGCGCTGGCTCGAGAGTTCGAACACGTCCTGCAGATCGAACGGATCGGCGTCGGCGATAATTTTTTTCATCTCGGAGGCAATTCATTGTCCGGAGTGAAACTGGTCGAGCGTATCAGAAACACATTATGCAGCACGCTGCCGGTCACGGCGATTTTTCAAGCGCCGACGATCGAGGCGCTGGCGCGTTGGATTTCACGTCATCAGGATCAAGCATATTGTCCACTGGTCTTGATGCGTCGTGGTCCGAATGTCGCGCCGCTCTATTGTATCCACCCCGGAGGCGGCTCCGTCGTTCGCTATCAGGCCCTGGCCGACTCTCTGGCGGGCATGCTTCCGGTCTATGGCGTTCAATCCAGAGCCATGTTCGATCCGACCATTATCGACAATTCGATCGAAGAAATGGCTACCATTTATGTCGCTGAAATTCGTCGAGCGCGACCGGTGGGACCGTATCACCTGCTCGGCTGGAGCATGGGAGGCGCGATAGCGTTCGTCATGGCGGCGATGATCGAGGATATGGGAGAGGAGGTCGCATTTCTCGGACTTCTTGACTCGCAATTGGCGGTGGAGCGTCGGTCGCCGCGAACCGCTCTGGATTACTTCGATTTGTTCTCGAACATGGAAGGCGGGGGCGCCGATTCGATCGGTCAGAATGATCGAGACCATCTCATCGAGATTTCAGCGGAGCTGACGGATAGAGAACGATTCATCTATGCCGCCATGTGGGGGCAGGAGCGCGGGTTCTGGCGGGACATCTCGACCGAGCTGATGGATTTTCTCTATTCCGACGCCGAAAATTCCATAAGGCTGGTGCGCAATCTGCGCCCGCGTCGGATCGGCGCCCCGGCGCATGTTTGGTGGGCGCGCAAAACGCTCGAGGAAAACGTGGGCCCTCCCGTGCTGTGGGATCAGTTTACGAGCGGATCCGTCATCACGAGCGTAGTCGATGGAGACCATGAGGGGATTGTTCGTAACCGACGGGTTCATGACGAAATAAAGCGAACATTGGAACTCCTCGGTGGGACGGCTCGATTTTCGGTGGGGCTACATTGA